In Streptomyces sp. NBC_01381, a genomic segment contains:
- a CDS encoding heavy-metal-associated domain-containing protein — protein sequence MSAYTTTYKVDGVHSAHCRGVVSDVLGALDTVTGVHIPADGTGHVSVTTTAEPDDARIAETVEDAGYDYVGRV from the coding sequence ATGTCCGCGTACACCACCACCTACAAGGTCGACGGCGTCCACAGCGCCCACTGCAGGGGCGTCGTCAGCGACGTACTCGGCGCGCTCGACACGGTGACCGGCGTGCACATCCCCGCCGACGGCACCGGCCACGTCAGCGTCACCACCACCGCCGAGCCGGACGACGCCCGGATCGCGGAGACCGTCGAGGACGCCGGTTACGACTACGTCGGCCGCGTCTGA
- a CDS encoding glycosyltransferase 87 family protein: MADALVYRAEGAAVADGSDLYGFAITEWDLPATYPPFAAILFVPTTWLPVPALKLTFLIGNIALLALLIHLSCRLTTTPTRRTTLLTATAAALWLEPVFQTILFGQINLALACLILWDLTRPPGAPGKGVALGIAAGIKLTPAIFIAYLFLRGRVREGCTALAAFTGTVALGALVLPAASADYWTHRLFETGRVGKAWIVDNQSLQGLIARALHDPAPGPAWAIPAALTAALGLWLARRAKSEPRGILLTAATALLISPISWSHHWVWCVPLLTLLMAEGRPRLTAAVATLFTARTLWLLPHQGDLDLHLPWWQQPLASPYVLLGVALLPMLSTYLSTGTEARAPRAEVDSLHGHRAANRDGAGNRDGAGNRDGAAIRDGAAGGVGRP, from the coding sequence ATGGCCGACGCCCTCGTCTACCGCGCCGAAGGGGCAGCGGTGGCCGACGGAAGCGACCTCTACGGGTTCGCCATCACCGAGTGGGACCTCCCGGCGACGTACCCGCCCTTCGCGGCCATCCTCTTCGTCCCCACGACCTGGCTCCCAGTCCCCGCCCTCAAGCTCACGTTCCTCATCGGCAACATCGCCCTCCTGGCCCTCCTGATCCACCTCTCTTGCCGCCTGACAACCACCCCCACCCGCCGCACCACCCTCCTGACCGCCACAGCGGCAGCGCTCTGGCTGGAGCCGGTCTTCCAGACGATCCTGTTCGGCCAGATCAACCTGGCCCTCGCCTGCCTGATCCTCTGGGACCTCACCCGCCCGCCCGGCGCCCCCGGCAAGGGCGTGGCCCTCGGCATCGCGGCGGGCATCAAACTCACCCCCGCGATCTTCATCGCGTACCTCTTCCTGAGAGGACGCGTACGCGAGGGCTGCACCGCACTGGCGGCCTTCACCGGCACGGTCGCTCTCGGCGCCCTCGTGCTCCCCGCAGCCAGCGCCGACTACTGGACGCACCGCCTCTTCGAGACGGGCCGCGTCGGCAAGGCATGGATCGTCGACAACCAGTCGCTCCAGGGCCTGATCGCCAGGGCGCTCCACGACCCCGCCCCCGGCCCGGCATGGGCGATCCCGGCGGCCCTCACCGCCGCACTCGGCCTCTGGCTGGCGCGCCGAGCCAAGTCGGAACCCCGCGGCATCCTCCTGACGGCGGCCACCGCCCTGCTGATCTCCCCGATCAGCTGGTCCCACCACTGGGTGTGGTGCGTACCGCTCCTGACCCTGCTCATGGCGGAGGGCCGCCCCCGCCTGACCGCGGCGGTGGCGACCCTCTTCACGGCCCGCACGCTGTGGCTGCTCCCGCACCAGGGCGACCTGGACCTGCATCTGCCGTGGTGGCAACAGCCGTTGGCTTCGCCGTACGTGCTGCTCGGCGTGGCGCTGCTGCCGATGTTGAGTACGTATCTGAGTACGGGGACGGAGGCGCGGGCGCCGCGCGCGGAGGTTGACTCGCTCCATGGACACCGAGCCGCGAACCGAGACGGAGCCGGGAACCGAGACGGAGCCGGGAACCGAGACGGAGCCGCGATCCGAGACGGAGCCGCAGGAGGCGTGGGCCGCCCGTAA
- a CDS encoding ATP-binding domain-containing protein, with product MPEDPLAHERGHLAGSRAALRAMREDAEALDIRDVTANWVNAAVLQSQIDERIKSLADLSHTPLFFGRLDYLHAPGADQAEGAEGEQFYIGRRHVHDGDGDPMVIDWRAPVSQPFYRASKKDPMDIALRRRFGYTGGELTAYEDEHLSDATEDERTSKLLQQEIERPRVGPMRDIVATIQPEQDEIVRSGLGGSVCVQGGPGTGKTAVGLHRVAYLLYAHRERLARTGTLVIGPNASFLHYIEQVLPALGELEVRQATVDALVAHVEVRGADDPIAALVKGDARMAEVLRKAVRSHVTMPTEPLVVVRGSRRWRVPAHELEEIVGELLERDIRYGAARDALPQRIAHAVLVRMEQGGEAPDDRVQDAVARNTAVKAAVKAVWPPVDPAKLVLRLLSDADFLAEHAEGLLEEEEQKAVLWAKPARGVKSAKWSAADAALIDEASDLVSRTHSLGHVVLDEAQDLSPMQYRAVGRRCTTGSATVLGDLAQGTTPWATRSWAEALAHLGKGDAVVEELTAGFRVPRDVIAYASRLLPDIAPGLAAVDSVRESPGSLAVRHVEDVEGLDAACLEACADSLRHEGSIGLIAADARIPSLADALKAAGISYLSPGQETTADARLTLVPASLAKGLEYDYVVLDEPAAVVDGEPDERTGLRRLYVALTRAVSGLIVVHAAGLPAQLA from the coding sequence GTGCCCGAAGATCCGCTCGCCCATGAACGAGGCCACCTGGCGGGCTCCCGCGCGGCGCTTCGCGCCATGCGTGAGGACGCCGAGGCCCTCGACATCCGTGACGTCACCGCGAACTGGGTGAACGCCGCCGTCCTGCAGAGCCAGATCGACGAGCGGATCAAGTCCCTCGCCGACCTTTCGCACACGCCTCTCTTCTTCGGGCGGCTCGACTATCTGCACGCCCCCGGCGCCGACCAGGCGGAAGGCGCCGAGGGCGAGCAGTTCTACATCGGGCGGCGGCATGTGCACGACGGCGATGGCGACCCCATGGTCATCGACTGGCGGGCACCTGTCTCCCAGCCGTTCTACCGGGCCTCCAAGAAGGACCCGATGGACATCGCCCTGCGGCGACGGTTCGGCTACACCGGCGGCGAGCTCACCGCGTACGAGGACGAGCACCTCAGCGACGCCACCGAGGACGAGCGGACCAGCAAGCTCCTCCAGCAGGAGATCGAGCGGCCCCGCGTGGGCCCGATGCGGGACATCGTCGCCACCATCCAGCCCGAGCAGGACGAGATCGTTCGCAGTGGTCTTGGCGGGAGCGTGTGCGTCCAGGGTGGGCCCGGGACCGGGAAGACCGCCGTCGGGCTGCATCGGGTCGCCTATCTGCTGTACGCCCATCGGGAGCGGCTTGCCCGGACCGGGACCCTCGTCATCGGGCCGAACGCCTCCTTCCTGCACTACATCGAGCAAGTCCTGCCCGCCCTCGGCGAGTTGGAGGTCAGGCAGGCCACCGTCGACGCCCTCGTCGCGCATGTGGAGGTGCGGGGCGCGGACGATCCCATCGCCGCCCTCGTCAAGGGCGACGCCCGCATGGCCGAAGTGCTGCGCAAGGCCGTGCGCTCGCACGTGACCATGCCCACCGAGCCCCTCGTCGTCGTGCGCGGGTCCCGGCGGTGGCGGGTGCCCGCCCATGAACTCGAAGAGATCGTGGGGGAGTTGCTCGAACGCGATATTCGGTACGGAGCCGCTCGCGACGCCCTTCCCCAGCGCATCGCCCACGCCGTCCTCGTCCGCATGGAGCAGGGCGGCGAGGCCCCCGACGACCGCGTACAGGACGCCGTCGCGCGCAACACCGCCGTGAAGGCCGCGGTGAAGGCCGTCTGGCCGCCCGTTGATCCCGCGAAGCTCGTGCTGCGGCTGCTGTCCGACGCCGATTTCCTCGCCGAGCACGCCGAGGGGCTCCTGGAAGAAGAAGAGCAGAAGGCCGTTCTTTGGGCCAAGCCCGCCCGTGGCGTCAAGAGCGCCAAGTGGTCCGCCGCCGATGCCGCGTTGATCGATGAGGCGAGCGATCTCGTGTCGCGTACGCATTCGCTCGGGCATGTGGTGCTCGACGAGGCGCAGGATCTCTCCCCCATGCAGTACCGCGCCGTGGGGCGGCGCTGCACCACCGGTTCCGCCACCGTCCTCGGCGACCTCGCGCAAGGCACCACGCCCTGGGCGACCCGGAGTTGGGCCGAGGCCCTCGCCCACCTGGGCAAGGGGGACGCCGTCGTGGAGGAGCTGACGGCCGGTTTCCGCGTGCCGCGCGACGTCATCGCGTACGCGTCCCGGCTGCTGCCCGACATCGCGCCCGGACTCGCGGCGGTCGACTCGGTGCGGGAGTCGCCCGGCTCGCTCGCCGTGCGGCATGTCGAGGACGTCGAAGGGCTCGACGCCGCCTGCCTGGAGGCCTGTGCCGATTCGCTGCGGCACGAGGGGTCCATCGGGCTGATCGCCGCGGACGCCCGTATCCCCTCGCTCGCCGATGCCCTGAAGGCGGCCGGGATCTCGTACCTCTCCCCCGGCCAGGAGACCACGGCCGACGCCCGGCTCACGCTCGTGCCCGCGTCCCTGGCCAAGGGTCTTGAGTACGACTATGTGGTGCTCGACGAGCCCGCCGCCGTGGTCGACGGGGAGCCGGACGAACGGACGGGTCTGCGCCGGCTGTACGTGGCGCTGACCCGTGCGGTGTCCGGCCTGATCGTCGTGCACGCGGCCGGACTGCCCGCACAGCTCGCCTGA
- a CDS encoding Uma2 family endonuclease — MGAVMSAEAQVQATEDNWAFPPAEGWTFEQVKDLELPFDWELVDGMIVVRGRAKYWHGKVRDKISRTLENAQPESVSVVTESCVMLDEQNVRVPDVMVHDRTGLSFFEMECVPVAKLVLVVEVVSPGSRSVDRVHKPAEFAAAKVPYYWRVELERDNQLAVHEYWLNADTLSYFPAPSHPVHRRELATDFPYPVKIDLTELTRF; from the coding sequence ATGGGAGCAGTGATGAGCGCCGAGGCACAGGTACAGGCCACTGAGGACAATTGGGCGTTCCCTCCTGCTGAGGGCTGGACGTTCGAGCAGGTCAAAGACCTGGAGCTGCCCTTCGACTGGGAACTCGTGGACGGGATGATCGTGGTTCGAGGGCGCGCGAAGTACTGGCACGGCAAGGTGCGGGACAAGATCAGCAGGACGCTGGAGAACGCGCAACCCGAGTCCGTCTCCGTGGTCACCGAGAGCTGCGTGATGCTGGACGAGCAGAACGTCCGGGTGCCGGATGTCATGGTCCACGACCGCACGGGGCTCAGCTTCTTCGAGATGGAGTGCGTCCCCGTCGCCAAGCTTGTCCTCGTCGTCGAGGTCGTCTCCCCCGGCTCCCGCAGCGTCGACCGCGTCCACAAGCCCGCCGAGTTCGCCGCCGCCAAGGTCCCCTACTACTGGCGCGTCGAGCTGGAGCGGGACAACCAGCTCGCCGTCCACGAGTACTGGCTGAACGCCGACACCCTCTCGTACTTCCCGGCACCCTCCCACCCGGTGCACCGTCGCGAGCTCGCCACCGACTTCCCGTATCCCGTGAAGATCGACCTGACGGAGCTCACCCGCTTCTGA
- a CDS encoding ATP-binding protein gives MPEAGDLSAHPPAPWTYTLSIPNDPRAVTICRRTLRLVLTLHGLPHLTEAAELVATELVANAVQHTKGPAAIRLRWSAPTLRIGVWDTDPRPPAPAPFATTPNLALTSGRGLTLVEECTEKWGWYAQGSGSQLHYSNGKFVWCELTEAA, from the coding sequence ATGCCCGAAGCCGGAGATCTCAGCGCACACCCACCCGCCCCGTGGACGTACACCCTCTCCATCCCCAACGATCCCCGCGCCGTCACGATCTGCCGCCGCACCCTCCGCCTCGTCCTCACCCTGCACGGCCTCCCCCACCTCACCGAGGCCGCCGAACTCGTCGCCACCGAGCTGGTCGCAAACGCCGTGCAGCACACCAAGGGCCCGGCGGCCATAAGGCTCCGCTGGTCCGCCCCGACCCTCCGCATCGGCGTCTGGGACACCGACCCCAGACCACCAGCCCCGGCCCCCTTCGCCACGACACCGAACCTTGCCCTCACGTCGGGCCGAGGCCTCACGCTCGTAGAGGAATGCACCGAAAAGTGGGGCTGGTACGCGCAGGGCAGCGGGAGCCAACTCCACTACAGCAATGGGAAGTTCGTCTGGTGTGAGCTGACGGAGGCGGCGTGA
- a CDS encoding helix-turn-helix transcriptional regulator, which translates to MPPRSQPTARQVRLGTELRRLRDAAGMTAREVARFLGSTSGQMSQMEAGIAGVSEERLRRLASHYACAEQELVDALVEMAVDRTRGWWEDHRDTLAPTFLDLAELEHHARVIQVIATAHVPGLLQTEEYARAVFGYWVPPRPESELEQWVAFRLRRQQVLEREDAVPYEAVLHESVLRTRVADRRVARAQLNELLRQSERPAVALRVIPFDVDGFAGASSSLVYMGGRVPTLDTVQRDTPYGTALVDAAAQLRAMRTLFRKVESVSLDPARSRDFIHRLVKEL; encoded by the coding sequence GTGCCGCCGAGGAGTCAGCCGACCGCACGGCAGGTGCGTCTGGGTACGGAGTTGCGCAGGCTGAGGGATGCTGCGGGCATGACCGCTCGGGAGGTGGCGCGGTTCCTCGGGTCGACATCGGGCCAGATGAGTCAGATGGAGGCGGGCATCGCAGGTGTCAGCGAGGAGCGCCTGCGGAGGCTTGCCAGCCATTACGCCTGCGCGGAACAGGAGTTGGTGGACGCCCTCGTCGAGATGGCGGTGGACCGTACACGCGGATGGTGGGAGGACCACCGGGACACGCTCGCCCCGACCTTCCTGGATCTGGCGGAGTTGGAGCATCACGCGCGAGTCATTCAGGTGATCGCCACGGCCCATGTGCCCGGGCTGCTCCAGACGGAGGAGTACGCGCGGGCGGTGTTCGGGTACTGGGTTCCGCCTCGCCCGGAGAGCGAACTGGAGCAGTGGGTTGCGTTCCGGTTGCGTCGCCAGCAGGTGCTGGAGCGTGAGGACGCCGTTCCATACGAGGCAGTTCTGCACGAGTCCGTTCTGCGCACCCGTGTTGCGGATCGGCGGGTGGCCCGCGCTCAGCTCAATGAGCTGCTGAGGCAGTCGGAGCGTCCGGCTGTGGCGCTGCGGGTCATCCCGTTCGATGTCGACGGGTTCGCCGGGGCGAGTTCGTCACTGGTGTACATGGGTGGTCGGGTGCCGACCTTGGACACCGTTCAGCGGGACACCCCCTACGGCACGGCCTTGGTGGATGCGGCCGCTCAACTCCGCGCCATGCGAACACTTTTCCGTAAGGTGGAGTCGGTGTCCCTCGACCCTGCCAGGTCACGGGACTTCATCCACCGTCTGGTGAAGGAGCTGTAG
- a CDS encoding DNA repair helicase XPB codes for MNGPLIVQSDKTLLLEVDHERADACRRAIAPFAELERAPEHIHTYRVTPLGLWNARAAGHDAEQVVDALVEFSRYPVPHALLVDVAETMARYGRLTLSKHPTHGLVLTSTDRPVLEEILRSKKVQPLVGERVDADTVVVHPSERGQIKQTLLKLGWPAEDLAGYVDGEAHRIDLAEDGWALRPYQKQAVEGFWHGGSGVVVLPCGAGKTLVGAGAMAEAKATTLILVTNTVSARQWKHELVKRTSLTEDEIGEYSGTKKEIRPVTIATYQVLTTKRKGIYPHLELFDSRDWGLIVYDEVHLLPAPVFKFTADLQARRRLGLTATLVREDGRESDVFSLIGPKRFDAPWKEIEAQGYIAPADCVEVRVNLTDSERLAYATAEAEEKYRFCATTATKRKVTEALVKKHAGEQTLVIGQYIDQLDELGEHLDAPVIKGETTNAQREKLFGAFREGEISVLVVSKVANFSIDLPEATVAIQVSGTFGSRQEEAQRLGRVLRPKADGHEARFYSVVARDTIDQDFAAHRQRFLAEQGYAYRIVDADELLAEG; via the coding sequence GTGAACGGTCCCCTCATCGTCCAGTCGGACAAGACCCTCCTGCTCGAGGTCGACCACGAGCGGGCCGATGCCTGCCGCCGTGCCATCGCGCCCTTCGCGGAGCTGGAGCGTGCCCCCGAGCACATCCACACCTACCGCGTGACGCCGCTCGGTCTGTGGAACGCCCGTGCGGCGGGGCACGACGCGGAGCAGGTCGTGGACGCGCTTGTGGAGTTCTCGCGGTATCCCGTGCCGCACGCGCTGCTCGTGGACGTCGCGGAGACGATGGCGCGGTACGGGCGGCTCACGTTGTCCAAGCATCCGACGCACGGGCTTGTGCTGACCTCCACCGACCGGCCCGTGCTCGAAGAGATCCTGCGGTCCAAGAAGGTGCAGCCGCTCGTCGGCGAGCGGGTCGACGCGGACACCGTCGTCGTGCATCCCTCCGAGCGTGGGCAGATCAAGCAGACGTTGCTGAAGTTGGGGTGGCCCGCCGAGGATCTTGCCGGGTACGTCGACGGAGAAGCGCATCGGATCGACCTCGCCGAGGACGGGTGGGCGCTGCGGCCGTATCAGAAGCAGGCCGTGGAGGGCTTCTGGCACGGCGGGAGTGGCGTTGTCGTACTGCCCTGTGGCGCCGGGAAGACGCTGGTCGGGGCCGGGGCCATGGCCGAGGCCAAGGCGACGACTCTCATTCTCGTGACCAATACCGTCTCCGCGCGGCAGTGGAAGCACGAGCTGGTGAAGCGGACCTCCCTCACCGAGGACGAGATCGGTGAGTACAGCGGGACGAAGAAGGAGATCCGGCCGGTCACCATTGCGACCTATCAGGTGCTCACCACCAAGCGGAAGGGCATCTATCCGCACCTTGAGCTCTTCGACTCCCGTGACTGGGGGCTCATCGTCTACGACGAGGTGCATCTGCTGCCCGCCCCCGTCTTCAAGTTCACCGCCGATCTGCAGGCCCGGCGGCGTCTTGGGCTCACCGCGACCCTGGTCCGGGAGGACGGGCGGGAGTCCGATGTCTTCTCCTTGATCGGGCCCAAGCGGTTCGATGCTCCTTGGAAGGAGATCGAGGCTCAGGGGTACATCGCGCCCGCCGACTGCGTGGAAGTGCGGGTCAATCTGACGGACTCGGAGCGGCTCGCGTACGCCACCGCCGAGGCCGAGGAGAAGTACCGGTTCTGCGCCACCACCGCCACCAAGCGGAAGGTGACGGAGGCGCTGGTCAAGAAGCATGCCGGGGAGCAGACCCTCGTCATCGGGCAGTACATCGATCAGTTGGATGAGCTGGGCGAGCATCTGGACGCGCCCGTCATCAAGGGCGAGACGACCAACGCGCAGCGCGAGAAGCTGTTCGGTGCCTTCCGGGAAGGCGAGATCTCGGTTCTCGTCGTCTCCAAGGTCGCGAACTTCTCCATCGACCTGCCCGAAGCCACCGTCGCCATCCAGGTGTCCGGAACCTTCGGTTCCCGGCAGGAGGAGGCACAGCGGCTCGGTCGTGTGCTGCGTCCCAAGGCCGACGGGCACGAGGCGCGCTTCTACTCCGTGGTGGCGCGGGACACCATCGACCAGGACTTCGCGGCGCATCGGCAGCGGTTCCTTGCCGAGCAGGGGTACGCGTACCGGATCGTCGATGCGGATGAGCTGCTGGCCGAGGGCTGA
- a CDS encoding cation-translocating P-type ATPase translates to MSTTPGTTEVASTAEVELAIGGMTCASCAARIEKKLNRMDGVEATVNYATEKAKVSYNGEDIAVQDLIATVEATGYTAQEPAPARTEQGPVDEERQADEELRPLRQRLTAAVLLSVPVIAMAMVPALQFEYWQWLSLTLAAPVVTYAAWPFHKAAFTNARHGAATMDTLISVGTSAAFLWSLWALFFGTAGTPGMTHPFELTIARSDGAGNIYLEAAAGVTAFILAGRYFEARSKRKAGAALKALLQLGAKDVTVIRDGGREETIPVSDLKVGDRFLVRPGEKIATDGRVVEGASAVDASMLTGESVPVEVATGDGVTGATLNVGGRLVVEATRVGADTQLARMAKLVEDAQNGKAAAQRLADKISAVFVPVVIALAIGTLGFWLGNGSGLTAAFTAAVAVLIIACPCALGLATPTALMVGTGRGAQLGILIKGPEVLETTRKVDTIVLDKTGTVTTGKMTLLATHAADNTSEDEVLRLAGALEHSSEHPIAQAVATGAAEKVGALPTPEDFANVAGLGVQGIVDGHAVLVGRTQLLAEWAIHLPIDLERAKAEAEAAGRTAIAVAWDGEARAVLEVADAVKESSPEAIKRLRALGLTPILLTGDNKAVAASVAAEVGIAPDDVIAEVMPQDKVDVVKRLQAEGRSVAMVGDGVNDAAALAQADLGLAMGTGTDAAIEAGDLTLVRGDLRAAADAIRLSRRTLGTIKSNLFWAFAYNVGALPLAASGLLNPMIAGAAMAFSSVFVVGNSLRLRGFKPLS, encoded by the coding sequence ATGTCCACCACTCCCGGCACCACCGAGGTGGCCTCAACCGCAGAGGTCGAACTCGCCATCGGTGGCATGACCTGCGCCTCGTGCGCCGCCCGGATCGAGAAGAAGCTCAACCGCATGGACGGCGTCGAGGCGACCGTCAACTACGCCACCGAGAAGGCCAAGGTCAGCTACAACGGCGAGGACATCGCCGTCCAGGACCTGATCGCGACCGTCGAGGCCACCGGCTACACCGCGCAGGAGCCCGCCCCGGCCCGTACGGAGCAGGGTCCGGTCGATGAAGAGCGGCAGGCCGACGAGGAACTGCGGCCGCTGCGCCAGCGGTTGACCGCCGCAGTCCTGCTCTCCGTACCCGTCATCGCGATGGCGATGGTCCCCGCCCTGCAGTTCGAGTATTGGCAGTGGCTCTCGCTGACCCTCGCGGCGCCGGTCGTGACGTACGCGGCATGGCCCTTCCACAAGGCCGCCTTCACCAACGCACGGCACGGCGCGGCCACCATGGACACCCTGATCTCGGTCGGGACGTCGGCGGCCTTCCTCTGGTCGCTGTGGGCGCTGTTCTTCGGTACGGCGGGCACGCCCGGCATGACGCACCCCTTCGAGCTGACCATCGCGCGGAGCGACGGCGCCGGGAACATCTACCTCGAAGCCGCCGCCGGCGTCACCGCCTTCATCCTCGCCGGGCGCTACTTCGAGGCCCGGTCGAAGCGGAAGGCCGGGGCCGCGCTGAAGGCGCTGCTGCAGCTGGGCGCCAAGGACGTCACCGTCATCCGTGACGGTGGGCGCGAAGAGACCATCCCTGTAAGTGACTTGAAGGTCGGCGACCGGTTCCTCGTCCGGCCCGGCGAGAAGATCGCCACCGACGGCAGGGTCGTCGAGGGTGCCTCCGCCGTGGACGCCTCCATGCTCACCGGCGAGTCCGTGCCCGTCGAGGTCGCCACCGGCGACGGCGTCACCGGCGCCACCCTGAACGTCGGCGGCCGGCTGGTCGTCGAGGCCACCCGCGTCGGCGCCGACACCCAGCTCGCCCGGATGGCCAAGCTCGTCGAGGACGCGCAGAACGGCAAGGCCGCCGCCCAGCGCCTCGCCGACAAGATCTCCGCCGTCTTCGTGCCGGTCGTCATCGCCCTGGCCATCGGCACCCTCGGCTTCTGGCTCGGCAATGGCTCCGGCCTGACCGCCGCCTTCACCGCGGCCGTCGCCGTACTGATCATCGCCTGCCCCTGCGCCCTGGGCCTCGCCACGCCGACCGCCCTCATGGTCGGCACCGGGCGCGGCGCCCAGCTCGGCATCCTGATCAAGGGCCCGGAGGTCCTGGAGACCACCCGCAAGGTCGACACGATCGTCCTGGACAAGACCGGCACCGTCACCACCGGCAAGATGACCCTGCTCGCCACGCACGCGGCGGACAACACCTCCGAGGACGAAGTCCTGCGCCTGGCAGGTGCGTTGGAGCACTCCTCGGAGCACCCCATCGCGCAGGCCGTCGCCACCGGTGCGGCCGAGAAGGTGGGCGCGCTGCCCACCCCCGAGGACTTCGCGAACGTCGCGGGACTCGGCGTCCAGGGCATCGTCGATGGCCACGCGGTCCTGGTCGGCCGCACCCAGCTCCTCGCCGAGTGGGCGATCCACCTGCCCATCGACCTTGAGCGGGCCAAGGCGGAGGCCGAGGCGGCGGGACGTACGGCCATCGCGGTCGCCTGGGACGGCGAGGCACGTGCGGTCCTGGAGGTCGCGGACGCGGTCAAGGAGTCGAGCCCCGAGGCGATCAAGCGGCTGCGTGCGCTCGGGCTCACCCCGATCCTCCTGACCGGCGACAACAAGGCCGTCGCGGCGTCGGTGGCCGCGGAGGTCGGCATCGCCCCCGATGACGTGATCGCCGAGGTCATGCCGCAGGACAAGGTCGACGTCGTCAAGCGCCTCCAGGCGGAGGGCCGCAGCGTCGCGATGGTCGGCGACGGCGTGAACGACGCGGCCGCGCTCGCCCAGGCCGACCTGGGCCTGGCGATGGGTACCGGCACGGACGCCGCGATCGAGGCGGGCGACCTGACGCTCGTACGGGGCGACCTGCGGGCGGCGGCCGACGCCATCCGCCTCTCGCGCCGCACCCTGGGCACGATCAAGTCCAACCTCTTCTGGGCCTTCGCCTACAACGTGGGCGCGCTGCCCCTGGCGGCCTCCGGCCTCCTGAACCCGATGATCGCGGGCGCCGCGATGGCCTTCTCCTCGGTCTTCGTGGTCGGCAACAGCCTGCGCCTGAGGGGGTTCAAGCCGCTGAGCTGA
- a CDS encoding DUF397 domain-containing protein, which yields MIQWQKSTFSGGAEGNECVELACANDKLLLRESDDPAQVLALTCGGLAALLQQIRTARP from the coding sequence ATGATCCAGTGGCAGAAGTCGACGTTCTCCGGTGGCGCGGAAGGCAATGAGTGCGTAGAGCTGGCCTGCGCCAACGACAAGTTGCTGCTCCGCGAAAGCGACGACCCTGCCCAGGTGCTAGCTCTCACCTGCGGTGGTCTCGCTGCCCTGCTGCAGCAGATACGAACGGCCCGGCCGTGA
- a CDS encoding DUF2165 domain-containing protein → MSRPAEKTRPAERILRAGTLPVVALLFTGTLALYIALVAFGNITDFDSNQQFVRHVLAMDSTFKDDDLMWRAVESTALQDTAYVVIIAWETLAALVLGTATVLWARGLRRPEVLRRAQRAGTIGLLMLILLFGVGFIGIGGEWFAMWQSEDWNGLDAATRIVTITGIALVVTHLPSAVSAADGSRKVSEKVSEKTSEKAD, encoded by the coding sequence ATGTCGAGACCAGCAGAGAAAACGCGTCCCGCGGAACGAATACTCAGGGCCGGGACACTGCCCGTCGTCGCGTTGCTGTTCACCGGGACGCTCGCGCTCTACATCGCGCTCGTCGCGTTCGGGAACATCACCGACTTCGACTCCAACCAGCAGTTCGTCCGCCATGTCCTGGCGATGGACTCCACGTTCAAGGACGACGACCTGATGTGGCGCGCGGTGGAGTCCACCGCGCTCCAGGACACCGCGTACGTGGTGATCATCGCCTGGGAGACGCTGGCCGCGCTCGTCCTCGGCACGGCGACGGTCCTGTGGGCCAGGGGCCTGCGCCGCCCCGAGGTCCTGCGCCGCGCCCAACGCGCGGGCACCATCGGCCTGTTGATGCTCATCCTGCTGTTCGGAGTGGGCTTCATCGGGATCGGCGGCGAGTGGTTCGCCATGTGGCAGTCGGAGGACTGGAACGGCCTGGACGCGGCCACGCGCATCGTGACGATCACGGGCATCGCGCTGGTCGTTACGCACCTGCCGTCCGCCGTTTCCGCGGCGGACGGTTCCAGGAAGGTGTCCGAGAAGGTGTCCGAGAAGACGTCCGAGAAGGCCGACTGA
- a CDS encoding copper homeostasis protein CutC, whose product MSKRAVLEVIALDAEDAVAAQAGGADRLELVTDMAADGLTPSRETFAEIRAAVDISLRVMLRLADGFAAGDSRQLDTLVRRARELREEGADEFVLGFLDEAGGPDLAAVERVVGVLDGCRWTFHRAIDRAADRDALRKQLADLPGLDTYLTAGSAAGVDEGLTTLLTEAARSGEPGYEQQILVGGGLRLDHLPRLKAAGVDAFHIGGASRPDGWSAPVSAAAVAQWRAAVDD is encoded by the coding sequence ATGAGCAAGCGTGCAGTCCTGGAGGTGATCGCCCTCGATGCCGAGGACGCCGTCGCCGCCCAGGCGGGAGGCGCCGACCGCCTCGAGCTGGTCACCGACATGGCCGCGGACGGCCTGACCCCGTCCCGCGAGACCTTTGCCGAGATCCGCGCCGCCGTGGACATCTCCCTGCGCGTGATGCTGCGCCTCGCGGACGGTTTCGCCGCGGGGGACTCCCGACAGCTCGACACTCTCGTACGCCGCGCCCGCGAGCTGCGGGAGGAGGGCGCCGACGAGTTCGTCCTCGGCTTCCTCGACGAGGCGGGCGGCCCCGACCTGGCCGCGGTCGAGAGGGTGGTCGGCGTCCTGGACGGCTGCCGCTGGACGTTCCACCGGGCCATCGACCGGGCCGCCGACCGCGACGCCCTGCGCAAGCAGCTCGCGGACCTGCCGGGGCTCGACACCTACCTCACGGCGGGTTCGGCGGCAGGCGTCGACGAGGGTCTGACCACACTCCTCACGGAGGCGGCACGGTCCGGGGAGCCCGGTTACGAGCAGCAGATCCTGGTCGGCGGCGGCCTCCGCCTCGACCACCTGCCGAGACTCAAGGCGGCCGGCGTCGACGCCTTCCACATCGGCGGCGCGTCCCGCCCCGACGGCTGGTCGGCACCGGTCTCCGCGGCGGCCGTCGCCCAGTGGCGGGCCGCGGTCGACGATTGA